In the Plasmodium gaboni strain SY75 chromosome 13, whole genome shotgun sequence genome, cttcattataAGCGAAATGATAAGGACTCACTTGTCCTGGTATTCCATATTCTTGTACTTTAGGACTTAAATATTGTCTTGCTTTACctaaattatataaatcagGAATATATTTCACATTATCACTCTcgaaattattttcattcatTACGTTTGAATAGCCATCATTTACAAATTCACTTTCACTAGATGTCTTATTTACTTCTTCATAAGCACTATGACTTTCGCTCATATGTATACTGTTACTTTGATGTGCAGGTACATCATAGTTAATTTCTGAGTTTTCgtccattttttttgttttttaagGTATTAATATTGAGTATATATGTACAAGTCTTTATGCTGAAACTAAAttgtgtttttttttttttttttNNNNNNNNNNNNNNNNNNNNNNNNNNNNNNNNNNNNNNNNNNNNNNNNNNNNNNNNNNNNNNNNNNNNNNNNNNNNNNNNNNNNNNNNaaaaaaaaaaaaaaaaaaaaaggacAAGTGTTAAATTACAGTTATATAATTTGctcttatatatatatatatttgataagTACACAAAAGGAACAAAAAAACACAAAGGGTTAGAATTAGGCCTAACCAAATGGAAACATACACAAACGTTACAACAATGTTAACgatttttttaaatgataaagatattattattatattaatttatatttttacatgTATATGTAAATTACTGTGTATTAATGTTGAAACGTttaagaaaatatgaaaaaagatacaaacacacacatatatatatatatatatatatctttatttatatttattttttattttttctttgtcACGCTTTTTTTATGAGCGTAGGTAAACCATGGTTTTTTATAATTGTGTGCACGCATAAAAATCTATTTAAGAAATgtgaaattaaaaaaaaaaattaaggAAAATTATTGCATGTTCAGGAAATTAACAACGTTTTTGTAGAATTTCCTGATCAAGCAAGgtaaaaaattttaaatattaaaaaaatatttaagctacacaaaataatatatatatatataaatatataattacataataaaataaaaattgtatAGCCATATTAAAGACCTATAGATCCATTAGAggaataaataaaatatatatatatacatatatttatttttaatttcatgttaaacattttctatatttCCTTTTAAACATGAATTAAAATAACATTCATCAAATTAGTTTTGTCTATTCTTTGAAcaagaaaaagaaattatgatttatgtttatttttttattaatgCAAGCATAATAATTACAGCAGGtagaattatataaaaaataaaagagaatctttttgttttttttttctttttttttttttgttgcttctttatttttaagtaatattattacactttatgttattttaaCAAAGTGTTTATAGagtgataaaaaaaaaaaaatactggttatatatttataatgcTTGTTTTGTGCAGTAGGTGAATAAGcatatgtaatatatatgtatataaatttttaatttaatcaacatatattatcttctttattttattcaattttttttaattgcATTAAAATAGTTGTAatttattcaaaaaaaaaaaaaaaaaaaaagaaagaaagaaagaaatataacataaaataaaataataataataaattgaacatgtataatatatatatcaaatgataaattaaaaattttaaaatatgatatCATCATCCTTTTGGGTACAGGCGTAATTATCTTGTCTCTTTGAAGCATTATAATCTGgttacaaaaaaaaatatataaataaataaaagaaaatatttattatattcaactgttatatatatatatatatatatatttatatatacatataaatgtaaaCACGTTTTATTTTCCTACCACCATCTGCTTCAGTGTCAATATTTGAGTCCTTTAATTTGTCAGATTTCTtttcctttattttttttaaccTAAAAGGTGAATGTgacaaataataaaaataaagttTAAATTccaaaaaagaaaaaaaaaaaaaaaacaatacatacatatatatatatatatatatatatatatttacatattaatattacgcgtttatattataatatcattGTTGTATTTACCTGTAGAATTCTTCTCTTTCTATTTCGTctaattcttttataatataatttatacCTCCATCTAGCCTTGGGAGCACAAtctatattaataaaaaataataataagaagaaaaattttattttatatatttatattaatgtaattaattataaaaaaactacaaatattattgttcatatgtttattatattttatattattaaattttttttttttggcCTTACATTATTTAGTGCGTTAACTCTCCTATTAGtcattttaatttcttcatcgagtgaaaaaaaagctacctataataaaaaaaaaaaaaaaaaaaaaaattataagaaataataacatgaaatatattatattttattatattatatgatattattttttttatccGTGTGAATTACCTGCATAGATGCCAATTTGACTAACATATTTAAACACTGTAAATAATTTTCCCTGGTATTATTAATAACTTGACCTCCTGATGCAACACCTAAATTTCCTAACACATCTACAGTTGGATCAATATTAACTTGAAATATGGGCAATTTAACACCTGCCACATTATTAGTAGATAAGGATAATGTTACAACAGGTCTTTTTATAGCTTCAATAATTTGTCCTTTAAAATCTCCAGCTGCCCAAACTGATTTAGCTAGAGAAAAAGATGCATTCCTCATTTCCTCACCCACTTTTGTTTTTGTctaacaataaaaataaataaatatataaatatataaatatattcacaCATACACAcacaaaaaagaaaaatatatatatatatatatatatatatatatacacatatattatatatctcTCTTATCATACCTTTACTATATCTTTTAACACATCTCTAAAATGAATAAACAAAGCGtcactttttttttttaagagGGAATATCCCTGGAAGGcgcttttttttttctgcTTCATAAGTTGTAGCGTTctacaaaataaataaataaatatatatatatataaataatataaaataaaatatgcCATCACAcagatatatatttatatatatatttgagCTTATTCTTTTCGTTTTACATTCTGGATGGTACTGGTGTAGATTCGTCTAAGGCCCccattatttaaaaaaaaataaaataaattcaaataaaataatttatgaattaaaataataatatcatggatatatttttattttccaCACTATTcatagaaaaaaaataaaaataaaaaaataaagtaaaattaaaataataaaaggttgaaaaattaaagatataatcacaaaattgtaaaatattatatatccatatgtatatgtttagatttatttatatgtttattacaataatcttaaaaaaaatgacattaaaaaaaaaaaaaaaggacGTATTTCATAGTAGCAATTATTAATGATGACTATAACatattacatattaatgttattaaatacaaacatatgaatatacatgagatgaaaaaattaattttacatgttacaaaaaaataaataaataaataaataaataaataaatatttataaaatacaaaCGGTTTTGATGAAATATGTTTATCTAtcaaacatatatattatatgaagtgtatatttttattaaataccaaaaaattgaattatttttttttccatgacaaaaaaaaaaaatataaatataaataaataaataaatatatatatatatatatatagcgaaatttttcttatcttatatatttatttaatgtGTAAAATGTATAAGGCTTTATTCCCACACATTAAAATGATAAGAAGAAAAACCAACgtttaaataaaaaaaaaaaatgtatacattttaatatataaaataaaagagTTTCTTTTAAAACGACTTCTAATGATATAAAGcaatatattaatatatatatatatatatatgtttataatatgaattatgtgttatatatttaaatatatattatatatatatatgtgtatatgaatgtaaatatttatgcatacatattatatatatatattatataattatttttatcttttcattttatcATCTCATTTTTTCCATTTATTCCATATTTCAACTATTAAGtatataatgtataaatttataaaatttaattgTGATTTgttaattcttttttttttttttttttctttctatctttctttttgtttttatataaattgtaaatatataaaaataaaacaaaattatatcattttattcttatcaATTATTTTGCAAACTCTTCTTAAGTTGTggaattatatataaaaaaatatatatatatataatatatttttattacttttttgaaatgaaaaaaatgaaaataaataagaaggaatataataaacaatatatataatatgctatatatttatctatatattatatatataatattttttttttggggGATTCCCTACTAACATGggcaaaaaaaaaaaaaaaaaattaatagattaaaaaatatatatatgtatagtaatatttacatatattatatatatatagatatatatataatattatatatatatatatatattatacatacaagatttttataaattatattaatgtaatatatttttaaacCTAAGATGATAGAACAATGTTGTAAGttttaaaaagaatttaaaaaaagaaaaaatatatttttttttttatatatgtaaatattaaaaaatattgacgttatatatatatatatatatatatatatatatataggcTTCTActatgtatataaaataaggttatatatgtatttattttatcttcTGATGGTTTAGATATTTATTgttgataaaaaaaaaaaaaaaaaattaatacTATACAAAggttcatatataaatatgtgttatatattctttaatagttataaaagatatgaaataaatttttatttaattgtTCTATAACGAGAAGGGTTGACATTACATTTCCTTTTCATTTGTagtaataaataaattaataaaaaaaaaatatatatatatattatattttataagtgtttatcatttaaatatagCATTATATCTGAACAAATTGTATactcatatatatatttt is a window encoding:
- a CDS encoding putative vacuolar ATP synthase subunit d; amino-acid sequence: MGALDESTPVPSRITLQLMKQKKKSAFQGYSLLKKKSDALFIHFRDVLKDIVKTKTKVGEEMRNASFSLAKSVWAAGDFKGQIIEAIKRPVVTLSLSTNNVAGVKLPIFQVNIDPTVDVLGNLGVASGGQVINNTRENYLQCLNMLVKLASMQVAFFSLDEEIKMTNRRVNALNNIVLPRLDGGINYIIKELDEIEREEFYRLKKIKEKKSDKLKDSNIDTEADGDYNASKRQDNYACTQKDDDIIF